One window from the genome of Nostoc edaphicum CCNP1411 encodes:
- a CDS encoding PriCT-2 domain-containing protein yields the protein MSPLQQSHNSVSPQSADAQGANSAVKTKLELIESRIIKFAFNATGRNKDWDFKKLAGNFIDVEGTLADVQEHIKAGHAICAGLLNGKWRSKANIIGSQWLLLDIDNSNIARDAYDKPIKDENGNYIKVYDHQLTIEEALAHPFIKKHCALIYTTASHKPEWHKFRLVFLLPEYVQGADTVEACTRFLMQQLPHDPACKDASRVFYGSTEAEFPLVNPEATLPAEWIQEAIAIAQQERIEYQLRIQEIESRRKEWRDISLAEGWDIDQLIQNALSFIPPRTPGSGNYDECRQVLMALVNHYGATDAEIIAEQWSPSIKGSTWNIRAKIRSFRRGGISIGTLFHIAKQYGFRFPKPQYEPYQRDKGLISREQWELGRVREDLSSFQNLLRQAIAPFSSIFKGFKAPPTRKPLPEIDTPSPNVIIYKPGNIPYITEVTGNISISCQPEEHIAAWVEAVSKGWKQILDNSHPGLGKSYNAGQLTATFIRC from the coding sequence ATGTCACCATTACAACAATCTCATAACTCAGTATCGCCGCAATCAGCAGATGCTCAAGGGGCAAATTCTGCTGTAAAGACAAAACTTGAGTTGATTGAGAGTCGCATAATCAAGTTTGCGTTTAACGCCACTGGCAGAAACAAAGACTGGGACTTTAAGAAGCTGGCCGGTAACTTCATTGATGTAGAAGGCACTCTAGCCGATGTTCAAGAACATATTAAAGCAGGTCACGCTATCTGTGCCGGACTGTTAAACGGTAAATGGCGCAGTAAGGCCAATATAATCGGTTCTCAGTGGCTACTACTCGACATTGATAATTCTAATATCGCCCGTGATGCTTATGACAAACCAATCAAGGACGAAAACGGGAATTATATCAAAGTTTACGATCACCAATTAACGATCGAAGAAGCCCTAGCCCATCCCTTCATTAAAAAACACTGTGCTTTAATTTACACCACAGCCAGCCATAAACCAGAGTGGCATAAATTCCGGTTGGTTTTCCTTCTCCCCGAATATGTTCAGGGTGCTGATACTGTAGAAGCTTGTACACGCTTCCTCATGCAGCAGTTACCGCATGACCCAGCTTGTAAAGATGCAAGTCGTGTTTTCTACGGCAGCACAGAGGCCGAATTCCCGCTAGTCAACCCTGAAGCCACTTTACCAGCAGAATGGATTCAGGAAGCGATTGCGATCGCGCAACAAGAGCGTATTGAGTATCAGCTAAGAATCCAAGAAATTGAGTCACGGCGTAAAGAGTGGCGTGATATTTCCCTCGCTGAAGGCTGGGACATTGACCAGCTAATCCAGAACGCGCTTTCATTCATCCCACCACGTACCCCAGGAAGCGGCAACTACGACGAATGCCGTCAGGTGTTGATGGCACTGGTTAACCATTATGGGGCAACGGATGCGGAAATCATCGCCGAGCAGTGGTCGCCCAGCATAAAGGGTTCAACTTGGAACATTCGCGCCAAGATTCGCAGTTTCCGGCGTGGGGGAATCTCAATCGGTACACTGTTTCACATTGCAAAACAGTATGGCTTTCGGTTCCCTAAACCGCAGTATGAACCATATCAACGTGACAAAGGGCTGATTAGCCGTGAGCAATGGGAACTTGGGCGAGTCAGAGAGGACTTGAGCAGCTTCCAAAATTTATTAAGGCAAGCGATCGCTCCATTTAGTTCGATATTTAAAGGATTTAAAGCCCCACCAACACGCAAGCCCTTACCCGAAATTGACACGCCTTCGCCCAATGTAATTATTTACAAGCCCGGCAATATCCCGTACATAACTGAAGTTACAGGCAATATCTCTATCTCCTGCCAGCCAGAAGAACACATTGCCGCATGGGTGGAAGCTGTTTCTAAGGGCTGGAAGCAAATTTTAGATAATTCTCACCCTGGACTGGGCAAGTCTTACAACGCGGGGCAACTGACGGCGACCTTTATTCGATGTTGA
- a CDS encoding helix-turn-helix domain-containing protein translates to MPVRNKIKQFVDDRGITRYQFRKDTGLSATTVYALYDNPWQVPHVTAMNKICDTYRVQPSELIEWVPPEEVSDRVQKTK, encoded by the coding sequence ATGCCAGTTAGGAATAAAATCAAGCAGTTTGTTGATGATAGGGGCATTACCCGTTATCAGTTCAGAAAAGATACAGGGCTATCTGCAACCACAGTTTACGCTTTGTATGACAATCCCTGGCAAGTACCACACGTAACCGCGATGAACAAAATTTGTGACACTTATCGCGTTCAGCCTAGCGAGTTAATCGAGTGGGTTCCACCAGAAGAAGTCAGCGATCGCGTACAAAAAACAAAATAA
- a CDS encoding SMI1/KNR4 family protein yields MNKYFIDCDLNNFWSDNEYAKKYQSAPVTYDLIEVVEKELGFKLPQSYIELMKTRNGGIPNKTFFATTEETIWGDRIAIEGIFGIGVDSSAFALCGNNGNHFWINEWGYPDFGVYICDTPSGGHDLIMLDYRKCGKNGEPEVAHVDQENDYKVTTIVKNFETFITGLTGD; encoded by the coding sequence ATGAACAAATACTTTATCGACTGCGACCTCAATAATTTCTGGTCAGATAACGAATACGCCAAAAAATATCAATCCGCACCAGTTACCTACGATTTAATTGAAGTAGTTGAAAAAGAGCTTGGCTTCAAACTACCCCAGTCCTATATTGAACTAATGAAGACGAGAAACGGAGGCATACCCAATAAAACTTTCTTTGCGACAACTGAGGAAACTATTTGGGGAGATAGAATCGCAATAGAAGGAATTTTTGGGATTGGTGTTGACAGTTCAGCTTTTGCTCTGTGCGGAAATAATGGCAACCATTTTTGGATTAACGAGTGGGGCTATCCCGATTTTGGGGTTTATATCTGTGACACGCCTTCAGGCGGACACGATTTGATTATGCTGGACTATCGCAAGTGCGGCAAAAATGGCGAACCGGAAGTAGCTCACGTTGATCAAGAGAACGACTATAAGGTAACAACCATTGTCAAGAACTTTGAAACGTTTATCACAGGTTTAACCGGGGATTGA